A single window of Chitinophaga sp. XS-30 DNA harbors:
- a CDS encoding prolyl oligopeptidase family serine peptidase gives MQRFYSLMLCIGISLAATAQQKKDLSPDDYGKWQTLSAPALSANGDWAAYEMKVQEDNDTLYIVNRLSGQRYALEFGTRPEFSEDNKWVAWNIGVSYKEAEKMQEQRQPLRFKMGLMNLQTGRKTVVDDVRAFDFSKNGKFLAISLIPPKENKDKGAVLLLRNLTDSSTRTIGNVTAHAFNKKSDHLAYIVESANQAGNSVELFNLDTYTLKVIASDTLSFSKLSWSKEGDGLAFYKTVKDEDFEEENAQVYVYAPLHKNPRLTIFDPVKQPGFPEGMRIHPGSSLHLTDNLSSVYFSINEWTAKPKKGEKKAADKDTTGAAPKDSAAIAAVDKDSTKAVAKKEGPAAKPAGKDKPAAVDIWHWKDADIQPRQKITYAKDKEQSYQSVWNIAANTFYQLASDSVPTADFDNRHPYGLIFTDKKYKPAFKEDFADVYLVNTQNGERKLIGEKIAMQYGMVPSLSPDGKFALWYRDKQWYAYNTASGQTVNLTAKIPTVFENFRDDHPAVKPPFGTGGWIKGDKEVLLYDEYDVYAVKPDGKGFRKLTNGTADEIQHRVLRLDQEEPFLDDSKPVFFYLYGDKSKFTGYAKMEKGKLSRVLYEDLQLSRPVKARDADVFLFSRMDYDRSPELFTTKAFEGEQQIASSNPQQKDYKWGKSELVSFTNRKGKKMQGALFYPADYQPGKKYPMVVYIYETLSNTVHGYMPPSRRSAYNTTNFTTNGYFIFRPDIVYDINDPGMSAVNCVVPAVEEVLKTGMIDKDKIGLMGHSWGAYQTSFIITQTDLFKAACAGAPLTNLISMSLAIYWNSGVPDQKIFETSQGRFDGPWYDRMQEHMRNSPIYQAANIKAPLLVAFGDKDGAVDWHQGIEMYGTMRRMEKPHVMLVYADENHGLAKKENQIDYQQRQREWFDHYLLGKEAPKWITEGVTYLDKMKTQEKAK, from the coding sequence ATGCAACGTTTTTATTCCCTGATGCTATGTATAGGCATATCCCTTGCCGCTACCGCACAGCAAAAGAAAGACCTCTCCCCGGATGACTACGGCAAATGGCAGACCCTGTCCGCCCCGGCTCTGTCAGCTAACGGCGACTGGGCTGCATATGAAATGAAAGTACAGGAAGACAATGATACCCTGTACATCGTGAACCGCCTCAGCGGCCAGCGTTACGCCCTGGAGTTCGGCACCCGGCCGGAGTTTTCGGAAGACAATAAATGGGTGGCCTGGAACATCGGTGTATCCTACAAGGAAGCGGAAAAAATGCAGGAACAGCGCCAGCCCCTCCGCTTTAAAATGGGACTGATGAACCTGCAGACGGGTAGAAAAACCGTGGTGGACGATGTAAGGGCTTTCGACTTCTCAAAGAACGGAAAGTTCCTCGCCATCAGCCTCATCCCGCCAAAAGAGAACAAGGATAAAGGAGCGGTGCTGCTGCTCAGGAACCTGACGGACAGCTCTACCCGCACCATCGGCAACGTTACGGCGCATGCTTTCAACAAGAAAAGCGACCATCTCGCCTATATCGTGGAATCCGCCAACCAGGCAGGCAATTCCGTTGAACTGTTCAATCTGGACACTTATACGCTGAAGGTCATTGCCAGCGATACCCTCAGTTTCTCCAAACTCTCCTGGTCCAAAGAAGGCGACGGCCTGGCTTTTTACAAGACCGTAAAGGATGAGGATTTCGAGGAAGAGAATGCCCAGGTATATGTATATGCCCCGCTGCATAAAAATCCGCGCCTCACCATATTCGATCCGGTAAAACAGCCGGGTTTTCCCGAAGGGATGCGCATCCATCCCGGCTCTTCGCTGCATCTGACTGATAACCTTTCCTCCGTGTATTTCAGCATCAATGAATGGACGGCGAAGCCCAAAAAAGGAGAGAAAAAGGCAGCGGATAAAGATACCACCGGCGCCGCACCGAAAGATTCCGCAGCGATAGCGGCCGTTGACAAGGATAGCACCAAAGCGGTGGCAAAAAAAGAAGGCCCCGCCGCGAAGCCCGCCGGAAAAGACAAACCTGCCGCAGTAGATATCTGGCATTGGAAAGATGCGGACATTCAGCCCCGGCAGAAGATCACCTATGCAAAGGACAAGGAACAGAGCTACCAGTCCGTCTGGAATATTGCGGCCAACACCTTTTACCAGCTGGCGAGTGACAGTGTGCCGACGGCGGACTTTGATAACCGTCATCCTTACGGGCTGATCTTCACCGATAAAAAATACAAACCCGCCTTCAAGGAAGATTTTGCCGATGTGTATCTCGTCAATACCCAAAACGGTGAAAGAAAACTGATCGGTGAAAAAATAGCCATGCAATACGGTATGGTGCCCTCGCTTTCTCCTGACGGGAAATTCGCGCTCTGGTACCGGGACAAGCAATGGTATGCTTACAATACGGCATCGGGACAAACGGTTAACCTCACCGCGAAGATACCCACCGTGTTCGAGAACTTCCGCGACGATCATCCCGCCGTTAAGCCGCCTTTCGGTACCGGTGGATGGATCAAGGGAGATAAGGAAGTGCTGCTGTACGATGAATATGATGTATATGCGGTGAAGCCCGACGGCAAAGGGTTCCGCAAGCTCACCAACGGGACGGCGGACGAGATACAGCATCGCGTATTGCGCCTGGACCAGGAAGAGCCTTTCCTGGATGACAGCAAACCGGTTTTCTTTTACCTCTACGGTGATAAAAGCAAATTCACCGGTTATGCGAAAATGGAAAAGGGCAAACTGAGCCGGGTCTTGTATGAAGACCTCCAGCTTTCCCGTCCGGTTAAAGCCAGGGATGCCGATGTGTTCCTGTTCTCGCGGATGGATTATGATCGCTCCCCGGAACTGTTTACGACCAAAGCGTTTGAAGGCGAACAGCAAATAGCCTCTTCCAACCCGCAGCAGAAAGATTACAAATGGGGCAAAAGCGAACTGGTGTCTTTCACCAACAGGAAAGGGAAGAAAATGCAGGGTGCACTGTTCTATCCCGCCGATTACCAGCCCGGCAAAAAATACCCGATGGTCGTGTACATCTATGAAACGCTGTCCAACACCGTGCATGGATATATGCCGCCATCCCGCCGGAGCGCATACAATACCACCAACTTCACCACCAACGGGTATTTCATTTTCCGGCCGGATATCGTGTATGATATCAATGACCCCGGTATGAGCGCCGTGAATTGTGTAGTGCCGGCGGTGGAGGAAGTGCTGAAAACCGGTATGATCGATAAGGACAAGATCGGATTGATGGGACATAGCTGGGGCGCGTACCAGACCTCATTCATCATCACACAGACCGATCTGTTCAAAGCCGCCTGCGCCGGCGCGCCGCTGACCAACCTGATCAGCATGTCCCTCGCCATCTACTGGAATTCCGGTGTGCCGGACCAGAAGATCTTTGAAACCAGCCAGGGCCGCTTCGATGGCCCCTGGTATGACAGGATGCAGGAGCATATGCGCAATTCTCCCATCTATCAGGCCGCGAACATCAAAGCGCCGCTGCTGGTGGCATTTGGCGATAAGGACGGTGCGGTAGACTGGCACCAGGGCATTGAAATGTACGGTACCATGCGCCGCATGGAAAAACCGCATGTGATGCTGGTGTATGCGGATGAGAACCATGGTCTCGCTAAAAAGGAGAACCAGATCGATTATCAGCAAAGACAGCGGGAGTGGTTCGATCACTACCTGCTTGGGAAGGAAGCGCCGAAATGGATCACTGAAGGCGTAACTTATCTCGATAAAATGAAAACGCAGGAAAAAGCGAAATAA
- the hemL gene encoding glutamate-1-semialdehyde 2,1-aminomutase — MYTKSKALFQQAGKVIPGGVNSPVRAFRSVGGTPVFMQHAKGAYLYDVDGNRYIDYINSWGPMILGHAYEPVVKAIQEYAAYSTSFGAPTELEVKVAELIVEMVPNVDMVRMVNSGTEACMSALRLARGYTGRNKVIKFEGNYHGHADSFLVSAGSGVATLGIQSVPGVTAAVAEDTLSVPYNNLPAVEQLIAEHPEEIAAIIIEPVAGNMGCVLPQPGFLEGLRALCDAHGILLIMDEVMTGFRLAKGGAQELLGIRGDIITFGKIIGGGMPVGAFAGKREIMEHVAPAGKVYQAGTLSGNPIAMIAGYTLLKTLNDHPSIYTQLEEKTSLLAAGLREAFGAAGVVYQINRIGSMLSVHFAEYPIIDFTSASGAANELFKRFFHAMLERGVYLPPSAYETWFISHALTTEDIEFTVNAAKAAMQVIK; from the coding sequence ATGTACACAAAAAGCAAAGCACTATTCCAGCAGGCCGGCAAAGTGATCCCCGGTGGGGTGAACTCTCCCGTACGCGCATTCAGAAGCGTGGGCGGCACACCCGTATTCATGCAGCACGCCAAAGGCGCGTACCTCTATGATGTGGACGGCAACCGGTATATCGATTATATCAACTCCTGGGGGCCCATGATCCTCGGCCATGCTTATGAGCCGGTGGTAAAGGCCATCCAGGAATACGCCGCCTACTCCACCTCCTTTGGCGCGCCTACCGAACTGGAAGTGAAAGTAGCGGAACTGATCGTGGAGATGGTGCCGAACGTCGATATGGTGCGGATGGTCAACTCCGGTACGGAAGCCTGCATGTCCGCCCTCCGGCTGGCGCGCGGTTATACCGGCCGCAACAAGGTCATCAAGTTCGAGGGCAATTATCACGGCCATGCGGATTCGTTCCTCGTGAGCGCCGGCAGCGGCGTTGCCACACTGGGCATACAGTCTGTTCCCGGTGTAACCGCTGCTGTGGCGGAAGATACATTAAGCGTCCCCTACAATAATCTCCCGGCAGTGGAGCAACTGATAGCTGAGCATCCTGAAGAGATCGCCGCCATCATTATAGAACCGGTGGCCGGCAATATGGGCTGCGTACTGCCGCAACCGGGCTTCCTGGAAGGCCTGCGCGCCCTTTGTGATGCGCATGGCATCCTGCTGATCATGGATGAAGTGATGACGGGGTTCCGCCTGGCGAAAGGCGGTGCGCAGGAATTGCTCGGCATCCGTGGAGATATCATCACCTTCGGCAAGATCATCGGCGGCGGTATGCCCGTAGGTGCTTTCGCAGGCAAAAGGGAGATCATGGAACATGTAGCCCCCGCTGGCAAAGTGTACCAGGCCGGTACGCTCAGCGGCAATCCCATCGCCATGATTGCCGGTTATACCCTCCTGAAAACGCTGAACGATCATCCTTCCATCTATACCCAGCTGGAAGAGAAGACCAGCCTCCTGGCAGCTGGACTGCGCGAGGCTTTCGGCGCCGCAGGTGTAGTGTACCAGATCAACCGGATCGGCTCCATGCTGTCGGTTCACTTTGCCGAATACCCGATCATTGATTTCACCTCCGCATCAGGCGCCGCCAATGAACTGTTCAAACGCTTTTTCCACGCCATGCTGGAAAGAGGGGTTTATCTGCCGCCATCTGCATACGAGACCTGGTTCATCAGCCATGCCCTGACGACGGAAGACATTGAATTTACCGTGAACGCCGCAAAAGCCGCCATGCAGGTGATCAAATAA
- the hemB gene encoding porphobilinogen synthase, protein MIRRNRILRTTPAIRAMVAETILTPADFIAPLFITEGNGVKEEIASMPGYYRHSLDLTVQEVKALWAMGIKSVLLFIKCADELKDNKGTEAINPDGLMQRAVKAVKDAVPEMVVMTDVALDPYSSYGHDGIVEGQEIVNDATVNVLAEMSVSHARAGADFVAPSDMMDGRILAIREALEYNGFSRTGIMAYSAKYASCFYGPFRDALDSAPGFGDKKTYQMDFANAREALKETLMDVDEGADIVMVKPAMAYLDIIRLIKDSVTVPVSAYHVSGEYAMIKAAAKMGWINEEKAIIESLTSIKRAGADLIATYFAKDAVKLLNQ, encoded by the coding sequence ATGATCAGAAGAAACAGAATATTACGCACAACTCCTGCCATTCGCGCGATGGTAGCGGAAACGATCCTTACCCCCGCTGATTTTATTGCCCCGCTGTTCATCACGGAAGGCAACGGCGTAAAAGAAGAGATCGCTTCCATGCCCGGTTATTACCGGCATTCGCTGGACCTTACCGTGCAGGAAGTGAAGGCGTTGTGGGCCATGGGCATCAAAAGCGTATTGCTCTTTATCAAATGTGCAGATGAACTGAAAGACAATAAAGGCACGGAAGCCATCAATCCTGACGGTCTTATGCAACGCGCGGTAAAAGCCGTGAAAGACGCGGTACCGGAAATGGTGGTGATGACCGATGTAGCACTGGACCCCTACTCCTCTTACGGGCATGACGGCATCGTAGAGGGGCAGGAGATCGTGAATGACGCTACCGTGAATGTGCTGGCTGAAATGAGCGTAAGCCATGCCCGTGCGGGGGCCGACTTCGTAGCGCCCAGCGATATGATGGACGGCCGCATCCTGGCTATCCGCGAAGCGCTGGAATACAACGGTTTTTCCAGAACGGGGATTATGGCCTACAGCGCCAAATATGCCAGTTGCTTTTACGGGCCGTTCCGGGATGCGCTGGACTCCGCGCCGGGTTTCGGGGACAAGAAAACCTACCAGATGGATTTTGCGAATGCCCGCGAAGCCCTGAAAGAAACATTGATGGATGTGGACGAAGGCGCCGATATTGTGATGGTAAAACCGGCGATGGCTTATCTTGATATCATCCGCCTGATCAAAGACAGTGTAACCGTTCCCGTGAGCGCTTACCATGTCAGCGGAGAATATGCGATGATCAAGGCAGCGGCAAAAATGGGATGGATCAATGAGGAAAAGGCCATTATCGAGAGCCTGACGAGCATCAAACGTGCGGGAGCCGATCTTATCGCCACTTATTTTGCCAAAGACGCGGTGAAATTGTTGAACCAGTAA
- the hemF gene encoding oxygen-dependent coproporphyrinogen oxidase, whose product MSIKDQFIPFIHKLQNEICQAVEEMDGKAKFREDRWEREGGGGGITRIITGGNVFQKGGVNTSVVHGKLPAVMAQQFKVGEESSFLAAGISLVIHPENPFVPTVHANFRYFELYGDDGAVADSWFGGGADLTPCYIFEEDGRHFHRTFKAACDPFGTTLYPLYKQHCDEYFVNKHRNNEARGIGGIFYDYLRPQPDRTAEALLQFQFANGNAFIPAYLPIVAKRKDLPYTEEQVHWQEYRRGRYVEFNLIHDRGTLFGLKTNGRIESILMSLPAKARWEYDYHPAPGSPEAMLLEYLKPRDWAGEA is encoded by the coding sequence ATGAGTATCAAAGATCAGTTCATCCCCTTCATCCACAAGCTGCAGAACGAGATCTGCCAGGCCGTGGAGGAGATGGACGGCAAGGCGAAGTTCCGGGAAGACCGCTGGGAAAGGGAAGGCGGAGGCGGAGGCATCACCCGTATCATCACCGGCGGCAACGTTTTCCAGAAAGGCGGTGTGAATACCTCTGTAGTGCATGGCAAACTGCCCGCTGTTATGGCGCAGCAATTCAAAGTGGGTGAAGAAAGCAGTTTTCTGGCAGCCGGCATTTCGCTGGTGATCCATCCGGAAAACCCTTTTGTGCCTACCGTGCATGCCAATTTCCGTTATTTTGAACTGTACGGGGATGATGGCGCTGTGGCCGACAGCTGGTTTGGCGGCGGAGCGGACCTGACGCCCTGTTATATTTTCGAGGAGGACGGCAGGCATTTCCACCGTACCTTCAAAGCCGCCTGCGATCCCTTCGGCACAACGCTGTACCCGTTGTATAAACAGCATTGCGATGAATATTTCGTGAACAAACACCGCAATAACGAAGCGCGCGGCATCGGCGGGATATTTTATGATTACCTGCGCCCGCAACCGGACCGTACAGCAGAAGCGCTGCTGCAGTTCCAGTTTGCCAACGGCAATGCCTTCATCCCGGCTTACCTGCCCATCGTGGCAAAGCGGAAAGATCTTCCCTACACGGAAGAACAGGTACACTGGCAGGAATACAGGCGTGGCCGTTATGTGGAATTCAATCTCATTCACGACAGGGGCACATTGTTCGGCCTGAAGACAAACGGCCGTATCGAATCCATCCTGATGAGCCTGCCCGCAAAGGCGCGCTGGGAATATGACTACCATCCCGCCCCGGGCAGCCCCGAAGCAATGCTGCTGGAATACCTGAAGCCGCGGGATTGGGCGGGAGAAGCGTGA
- the hemE gene encoding uroporphyrinogen decarboxylase has protein sequence MSGLQNDLLLKALQGTPVPRPPVWMMRQAGRFLPDYIKLRDKYSFFERCQTPELATEITVMPVDQVGVDAAIIFSDILVVPQAMGMEVQLVEKMGPLLPQPVKSAADLDRIVIPDVQDRLHYVMEALTLTKQTLAGRVPLIGFAGAPWTLLCYMVQGKGSKTFDEAKAFCYTQPDVAHELLNRVTETTIAYLKAQVQAGADVVQIFDSWGGLLSPKDFEEFSLQYIRRIVAALQGVCPVIVFAKGAWFALEEMAATGAQGLGLDWCIKPELARQFAGPAVTLQGNYDPAQLMRPIPEITRSVHEMIRAFGPQRYIANLGHGILPNIPVDHAKAFVEAVKSFTS, from the coding sequence ATGAGTGGATTACAGAACGATTTGTTGCTAAAAGCCTTGCAGGGAACACCGGTTCCCCGCCCACCGGTATGGATGATGCGCCAGGCCGGCAGATTCCTGCCGGATTACATCAAGCTGCGCGATAAATATTCTTTCTTTGAAAGATGCCAGACGCCCGAGCTGGCCACCGAGATCACCGTTATGCCGGTAGACCAGGTGGGCGTGGACGCGGCGATCATCTTCTCCGATATCCTTGTAGTACCGCAGGCCATGGGCATGGAAGTGCAGCTGGTGGAAAAAATGGGGCCCCTGCTGCCGCAACCGGTGAAATCCGCGGCGGACCTGGACCGCATTGTGATCCCCGATGTGCAGGACCGCCTGCATTACGTCATGGAAGCGCTGACGCTGACAAAACAAACCCTCGCCGGCCGAGTGCCGCTCATCGGCTTTGCCGGCGCCCCCTGGACGCTGCTCTGCTATATGGTGCAGGGCAAAGGATCCAAAACCTTCGATGAAGCAAAAGCTTTCTGCTATACCCAACCCGATGTAGCCCATGAACTGCTGAACCGGGTGACCGAAACCACCATCGCCTACCTGAAAGCCCAGGTGCAGGCAGGGGCCGATGTGGTGCAGATATTCGATTCCTGGGGGGGACTGCTCAGCCCGAAAGATTTCGAGGAATTCTCCCTCCAGTATATCCGCCGCATCGTAGCCGCATTGCAGGGCGTATGCCCCGTGATCGTTTTTGCCAAGGGCGCCTGGTTCGCCCTGGAAGAAATGGCCGCTACCGGCGCACAGGGACTGGGGCTGGACTGGTGCATCAAACCCGAACTGGCCCGTCAGTTCGCCGGGCCTGCCGTTACCCTGCAGGGCAACTATGATCCGGCACAATTGATGCGGCCCATTCCGGAGATCACCCGGTCCGTACATGAAATGATCCGTGCATTCGGACCGCAGCGGTATATTGCGAACCTCGGCCACGGCATTCTGCCGAACATCCCGGTAGATCATGCGAAAGCATTCGTTGAGGCCGTGAAAAGCTTTACATCATGA
- a CDS encoding uroporphyrinogen-III synthase translates to MPVNKHNILSTKPLAEEQVQRALRHGCVVSGKSFIAIRPVITAGIKARCADIFRTGGLIVFTSPNAVRIVADMLRGVQQTGGIRVFCIQGATRDAVVSLLPQAEIAGTAAHSTALAEGILQHGAASVVFFCGNIRRDELPDILRGQGVNVEEIIVYETLETPVRLTSVYDGILFYSPSSVMSFFSANNLPGHTVCFAIGHTTANALRQLTANKVVISPEPAVDTLLQTVILYFDNINSQE, encoded by the coding sequence ATGCCCGTCAACAAGCATAACATATTAAGCACAAAACCGCTTGCGGAGGAGCAGGTACAACGTGCCCTCCGGCATGGATGCGTGGTATCCGGAAAATCCTTCATTGCCATAAGGCCGGTAATAACGGCCGGAATAAAGGCGCGCTGCGCTGACATCTTCCGGACCGGCGGCCTCATCGTTTTTACCAGTCCGAATGCCGTGAGGATCGTGGCGGATATGCTGAGAGGCGTGCAACAGACCGGCGGCATCCGTGTATTTTGCATACAGGGCGCAACGAGGGATGCCGTAGTTTCCCTCCTGCCACAGGCGGAAATTGCAGGTACCGCAGCCCATTCCACAGCGCTGGCGGAAGGGATACTGCAGCACGGCGCTGCATCTGTCGTTTTTTTCTGCGGCAATATCCGCAGGGATGAGCTGCCGGACATCCTGCGCGGCCAGGGGGTGAATGTGGAAGAGATCATCGTATATGAAACGCTGGAAACGCCGGTACGGCTGACTTCGGTATATGACGGCATCCTCTTTTACAGTCCCAGCAGCGTGATGAGCTTCTTTTCCGCCAATAACCTGCCGGGGCATACGGTCTGCTTCGCCATCGGGCATACCACCGCCAACGCACTGCGGCAGCTCACGGCAAATAAAGTGGTGATCAGCCCTGAACCGGCGGTGGATACACTGCTGCAAACAGTAATTTTATACTTTGACAATATCAATTCCCAAGAATGA
- the hemC gene encoding hydroxymethylbilane synthase: protein MDKVIRIGTRESQLALWQANLVRTLLSAQGYAAELVPIKSEGDIDLVTPLYEIGVQGIFTKSLDLALINERIDVAVHSLKDVPTQLPKGIINAAILERGPVKDLLVYKTGTAFLDDEAYVAHIATSSLRRKAQWLRRYPRHQLHNLRGNVNTRLQKLASENWDAAIFAAAGLERIGVRPESSVILDWMLPAPAQGAIVAACRENDTFCQDALATLNHTETAICTGVEREFLRTLLGGCTTPISAYACIQDGQLHFEGNLCSLDGVTSMTATRSVPAAAAAGTGRDAAAEILAQGGDTVIEAIRNARQQA, encoded by the coding sequence ATGGACAAAGTGATCAGAATAGGTACCCGGGAAAGCCAGCTCGCACTGTGGCAGGCTAACCTGGTCAGGACTTTATTATCAGCACAGGGATATGCCGCCGAGCTGGTGCCTATCAAAAGCGAAGGTGATATTGACCTGGTGACGCCGCTTTACGAGATCGGCGTACAGGGTATTTTCACAAAAAGCCTGGACCTTGCACTGATCAATGAACGGATCGATGTGGCCGTTCACTCCCTCAAAGACGTTCCCACACAACTGCCCAAGGGCATTATTAACGCCGCTATACTGGAGCGCGGGCCTGTGAAGGACCTGCTGGTCTATAAAACCGGCACCGCTTTCCTGGATGATGAGGCATATGTGGCCCATATCGCCACAAGCAGTCTCCGCCGGAAAGCGCAGTGGCTGCGCCGTTATCCCCGGCACCAGTTGCATAATCTTCGCGGGAACGTGAATACCCGGCTGCAAAAGCTGGCCTCCGAGAACTGGGATGCCGCTATTTTTGCCGCGGCAGGCCTCGAACGCATCGGCGTACGACCGGAAAGTTCCGTGATACTGGACTGGATGCTGCCCGCACCCGCACAAGGCGCCATAGTGGCCGCATGCCGGGAGAACGATACCTTCTGCCAGGACGCCCTCGCCACACTGAACCATACGGAAACCGCCATCTGCACAGGCGTGGAACGCGAGTTCCTGCGCACATTGCTGGGCGGATGCACCACCCCCATCAGCGCATATGCCTGCATACAGGATGGCCAGCTTCATTTTGAAGGCAATCTTTGCAGTCTGGATGGTGTAACTTCGATGACCGCCACCCGTTCCGTACCAGCTGCAGCCGCTGCCGGCACCGGCAGGGATGCTGCCGCCGAAATACTGGCACAGGGCGGCGATACCGTCATTGAAGCGATCAGGAATGCCCGTCAACAAGCATAA
- the hemA gene encoding glutamyl-tRNA reductase, translated as MQVNQPKDIQHFHIVGINYKKTDAAIRGLFAINQEQYDQLLLQGKAAGVDDLFVLSTCNRTEIYGFAASPDVLAELLCSISSGNLQVFKEIAYRKSGEGAVRHLYHVGTGLDSQILGDYEIVGQIKTAARFAKSRGCIGTFIERLVNSVLQVSKLIKNETGLSSGTVSVSFAAVRLLEKKVEDICRKKIVLLGVGKIGRNTSKNMMEYLGVRNITLINRTMAVAEEFAGQHGLQFAAYDEMEETLREADIILVATNAQQPTITRANLEGAHPKLIVDLSIPFNVAPDVSQLPGVEVVNVDELSKVQDETLQMRLNEVPKAMGIIEEHMEEFLYWFKMRKHAVVLKAVKEKLTEIHTREIQSQKNGAQYKLEDIEAVSSRIIQKMINLMAGKVRRDTDKSDQYIAMINDIFETGVNQE; from the coding sequence ATGCAGGTCAATCAGCCTAAAGACATACAACATTTCCACATCGTTGGCATCAACTACAAGAAAACTGACGCTGCGATCCGGGGGTTATTCGCGATCAATCAGGAACAATACGATCAATTGCTGCTGCAGGGCAAAGCTGCGGGCGTAGATGATCTGTTCGTATTGTCCACCTGCAACCGCACCGAGATCTATGGATTCGCCGCCAGTCCCGATGTACTTGCGGAATTGCTGTGCAGCATCTCCAGCGGTAACCTGCAGGTGTTCAAAGAGATCGCCTACCGGAAGAGCGGCGAAGGCGCCGTGCGCCATCTCTATCATGTGGGCACCGGCCTGGATTCACAGATCCTCGGGGATTACGAGATCGTAGGCCAGATCAAAACGGCCGCCAGGTTCGCCAAATCCCGCGGATGCATCGGTACTTTCATTGAAAGGCTGGTGAACAGTGTATTGCAGGTTTCCAAGCTGATCAAGAACGAAACAGGTCTCAGTTCCGGCACCGTGTCCGTTTCCTTTGCGGCGGTACGCCTGCTGGAAAAGAAGGTGGAAGATATCTGCAGGAAAAAGATCGTTTTGCTCGGCGTAGGCAAGATCGGCCGCAATACCAGCAAGAACATGATGGAATACCTGGGTGTGCGGAACATCACGTTGATCAACCGCACGATGGCCGTTGCAGAAGAATTCGCCGGTCAGCATGGCCTGCAGTTCGCCGCTTATGATGAAATGGAGGAAACGCTGCGGGAAGCGGATATCATCCTGGTAGCCACCAATGCCCAGCAACCCACCATCACCCGTGCCAACCTGGAAGGCGCGCACCCGAAGCTGATCGTAGACCTGTCCATTCCCTTCAACGTCGCCCCCGATGTCAGCCAGCTGCCCGGTGTGGAGGTAGTGAATGTGGATGAGCTGAGCAAGGTGCAGGACGAAACCCTGCAAATGCGCCTCAACGAAGTGCCCAAAGCCATGGGCATCATCGAAGAGCATATGGAAGAGTTCCTTTACTGGTTCAAAATGCGCAAACATGCCGTAGTACTGAAAGCCGTAAAGGAAAAACTGACAGAGATCCACACCCGCGAAATACAATCACAAAAGAACGGCGCACAATACAAACTGGAAGATATAGAAGCGGTATCCTCCCGCATCATCCAGAAAATGATCAATCTCATGGCCGGAAAAGTGCGCCGGGATACCGATAAAAGCGATCAGTACATCGCCATGATCAACGATATTTTCGAGACCGGCGTTAATCAGGAATAG